One region of Parasteatoda tepidariorum isolate YZ-2023 unplaced genomic scaffold, CAS_Ptep_4.0 HiC_scaffold_209, whole genome shotgun sequence genomic DNA includes:
- the LOC107456516 gene encoding uncharacterized protein: protein MGLTEVEAAGCREILNYLNEHKVLRIFAWKFGLEDPASIVACLERQRLLKGYGDSSHMTTRMKAIDYIVRDASNPLEILSRQDVRKEHMKKYLESRMMGKEAKGNKAARLKNIILSTWLSAYRVPDEALDNGKAVLLHFLSTLNGESGTEPLPLRETCEFSSLDFISKRQTGYAGRSGFYHGVSEVAKKNNTFRNDIRFFHFDDSDMNIKVRGAGQARETGLYFYVILTIIRDQSRNLTLEKAQIVTSIDSENLLINLLHSPQF, encoded by the coding sequence ATGGGGCTAACAGAAGTGGAGGCCGCTGGTTgcagagaaattttaaactatttaaatgagCACAAAGTGTTGAGGATATTTGCTTGGAAATTCGGCCTCGAAGATCCAGCCAGCATTGTAGCCTGTTTGGAAAGACAGCGTCTTCTAAAGGGATACGGGGACAGCAGCCATATGACGACAAGAATGAAAGCCATAGACTATATCGTCAGAGATGCCAGCAACCCTTTAGAAATACTAAGCAGGCAAGATGTTcgaaaagaacatatgaaaaaGTACCTCGAATCCCGAATGATGGGCAAAGAAGCAAAAGGAAACAAAGCCGCTCGACTAAAGAACATAATTCTCAGTACATGGCTCTCGGCATACAGAGTTCCTGACGAGGCGTTAGATAACGGCAAAGCTGTTCTTTTGCACTTTTTATCGACATTAAATGGTGAATCTGGTACTGAACCATTACCGTTGAGGGAAACGtgtgaattttcttctttggaCTTCATATCGAAGCGACAAACGGGTTATGCTGGAAGATCTGGCTTTTATCACGGCGTGTCAGAAGTAGCTAAAAAGAACAATACTTTCAGAAATGACATCCGATTTTTCCACTTTGATGATTCGGACATGAACATAAAGGTTCGGGGTGCTGGACAAGCTAGAGAAACGGGGCTGTATTTCTATGTTATACTAACTATCATTCGCGACCAATCAAGAAATCTGACCCTTGAAAAAGCCCAAATTGTTACTAGTATCGACAGTGAGAACTTGCTGATAAATTTGTTGCATAGTCCACAGTTTTGA